From Cellulosimicrobium cellulans, the proteins below share one genomic window:
- a CDS encoding RNA polymerase sigma factor: MTATSRAVEDAFRTEWGRVLGAVARSTGDLDLAEESAQEAFATALRTWGRDGVPDRPGAWLTTTARRHAIDVLRRRRVESERVAAAARLGDRVDAGPWDGRSTADPVVEQVAVGLDDDAWNLDDPDGDLLRLLFTCCHPALPAEARVALTLRSLTGMTTAQVARAFLVPEATMAQRLVRAKRRIRATGITFRVPPAELRAERVDGVLAVLYVLFTEGYDAWAEPADVVEGSAERRALAGVAVRLARLAARLLDDEPEARGLLALLLLQHARRDERVGTDGATRTLAEQDRARWRHDEIAEGVAELETALAVGRPGPYQVQAAVAALHDEASDADATDWPQILGLYDVLLDLTGSPVVALNRAVAVAEVHGADAGLTAVGAVAAEPALAGYHLLPAVRAELLVRAGRPMDAVVDLRRALALVDREGDRRLLQRRLAGLASSP, from the coding sequence GTGACGGCCACGAGCCGCGCCGTCGAGGACGCGTTCCGCACCGAGTGGGGACGCGTCCTCGGCGCGGTCGCGCGCAGCACGGGCGACCTCGACCTCGCCGAGGAGTCGGCGCAGGAGGCGTTCGCGACCGCGCTGCGCACGTGGGGCCGCGACGGCGTCCCGGATCGGCCCGGCGCCTGGCTCACGACGACGGCACGCCGGCACGCGATCGACGTGCTCCGACGGCGCCGGGTCGAGTCGGAGCGGGTCGCCGCGGCGGCGCGTCTGGGGGACCGCGTCGACGCAGGACCCTGGGACGGCCGCAGCACCGCCGACCCCGTCGTCGAGCAGGTCGCCGTCGGCCTCGACGACGACGCGTGGAACCTCGACGACCCCGACGGCGACCTCCTGCGCCTGCTGTTCACGTGCTGCCACCCGGCGCTGCCCGCCGAGGCCCGGGTCGCGCTGACCCTGCGGTCGCTGACCGGCATGACGACGGCCCAGGTGGCGCGGGCCTTCCTCGTCCCCGAGGCGACGATGGCGCAGCGCCTCGTCCGGGCCAAGCGCCGCATCCGCGCGACCGGGATCACGTTCCGGGTGCCGCCCGCCGAGCTCCGGGCGGAGCGTGTCGACGGCGTCCTCGCCGTCCTGTACGTGCTCTTCACGGAGGGCTACGACGCCTGGGCGGAGCCCGCCGACGTGGTCGAGGGATCGGCCGAACGGCGGGCGCTCGCCGGCGTCGCCGTCCGTCTCGCGCGCCTGGCCGCACGCCTGCTCGACGACGAGCCGGAGGCCCGCGGGCTGCTCGCCCTCCTGCTGCTCCAGCACGCGCGCCGCGACGAGCGCGTCGGCACGGACGGCGCGACACGGACCCTCGCGGAGCAGGACCGCGCGCGCTGGCGGCACGACGAGATCGCCGAGGGCGTGGCCGAGCTCGAGACGGCGCTCGCCGTCGGGCGACCCGGGCCGTACCAGGTGCAGGCCGCCGTCGCGGCGCTGCACGACGAGGCCTCCGACGCCGACGCGACCGACTGGCCGCAGATCCTCGGCCTGTACGACGTGCTGCTCGACCTCACCGGCTCGCCGGTCGTGGCGCTCAACCGCGCGGTCGCGGTCGCGGAGGTGCACGGCGCGGACGCCGGGCTCACCGCGGTCGGCGCGGTCGCCGCCGAGCCCGCGCTCGCGGGGTACCACCTGCTGCCCGCGGTGCGCGCCGAGCTGCTCGTGCGGGCTGGGCGACCCATGGACGCCGTCGTCGACCTGCGCCGCGCCCTCGCGCTCGTCGACCGCGAGGGCGACCGCCGCCTCCTGCAACGCCGCCTGGCCGGGCTCGCCTCGTCCCCGTGA
- a CDS encoding YciI family protein, whose amino-acid sequence MRYLMLVLGTPHDPDLRPEEAEAAPPIEQWVDRHYGSGAAVVGDRLRPAEDAVGVRVRGGKVLVTDGPFSETKETIAGFDVLEAPDLDTAIAIASEHPMAYGGAIELHPAWPLDLDGS is encoded by the coding sequence ATGCGCTACCTGATGCTCGTGCTCGGCACGCCGCACGACCCCGACCTGCGCCCCGAGGAGGCCGAGGCCGCGCCCCCGATCGAGCAGTGGGTCGACCGCCACTACGGCAGCGGGGCCGCCGTGGTCGGCGACCGGTTGCGCCCGGCGGAGGACGCCGTCGGTGTCCGGGTGCGCGGCGGCAAGGTCCTCGTCACCGACGGGCCGTTCTCCGAGACCAAGGAGACGATCGCCGGGTTCGACGTCCTCGAGGCGCCCGACCTCGACACCGCGATCGCCATCGCGTCCGAGCACCCCATGGCGTACGGCGGCGCGATCGAGCTGCACCCGGCCTGGCCGCTCGACCTCGACGGGTCGTGA
- a CDS encoding serine hydrolase domain-containing protein: MTQPATEPVTAAVAHPGTTAPSPEAHGIPSAAVLELLDALEGAGLDPHGLVVARAGVPVVEASWAPHDAPLPGLVYSVSKTFTALAVGHLVAEGRLQVDDLVGALLGLPDPTGLTVRHLLTMSTGHTSGELAEIGFDLPRLLATPPEHAPGTHFAYSSPASRALSSVVTAVTGERLLAYLRPRVLDPLGITHPWWVGIDGLDQGFSGLHVTTAEMARLAVAMADGGRYAGVTVIPPAWLAAMREPWSDTAEHGGAPGVAGGEPPDWSRGYGYQVWTSRHGFRADGAYGQFAVAVPERALAIGYRGATRSAQPTLDAIWAFVERTGEDGTSLPPDRDSAARLADRLSMLDAWPGILDQELDPEPTPQDVISPVPWTLHAVRAGSPYSWRLDVGGQPVPVAEDRWTTRVLPWPHAAGGSGPAAGPVVDPVLVVSARGRALPDGTVEAHVVLPTSPHRLVATGRPGERLTLAWHTTPLWHPSLSTLVVPAAHAATLL; the protein is encoded by the coding sequence GTGACTCAGCCAGCGACCGAGCCGGTGACCGCAGCCGTAGCCCACCCGGGCACGACCGCGCCCTCTCCCGAGGCGCACGGGATCCCGTCCGCCGCGGTCCTCGAGCTGCTCGACGCGCTCGAGGGCGCTGGGCTCGACCCGCACGGCCTCGTCGTCGCGCGCGCCGGCGTCCCGGTCGTCGAGGCGTCCTGGGCGCCGCACGACGCGCCGCTGCCGGGCCTCGTCTACTCCGTCTCGAAGACGTTCACGGCGCTCGCCGTCGGGCACCTCGTGGCGGAGGGTCGCCTCCAGGTCGACGACCTCGTCGGGGCGTTGCTCGGCCTGCCCGACCCGACCGGCCTCACCGTGCGGCACCTGCTGACGATGAGCACCGGTCACACGTCCGGCGAGCTCGCCGAGATCGGGTTCGACCTCCCCCGCCTGCTCGCGACCCCGCCCGAGCACGCGCCGGGCACGCACTTCGCGTACAGCTCGCCCGCGTCGCGCGCGCTGTCGTCGGTCGTCACGGCGGTGACCGGTGAGCGGCTGCTCGCCTACCTGCGCCCGCGCGTGCTCGATCCGCTCGGGATCACGCACCCGTGGTGGGTCGGGATCGACGGACTCGACCAGGGCTTCTCGGGGCTGCACGTGACGACCGCCGAGATGGCGCGCCTCGCCGTCGCGATGGCCGACGGCGGCCGGTATGCGGGCGTCACCGTGATCCCGCCCGCGTGGCTGGCCGCGATGCGCGAGCCCTGGTCGGACACTGCGGAGCACGGCGGCGCGCCCGGGGTGGCCGGCGGCGAACCGCCGGACTGGTCGCGCGGCTATGGCTACCAGGTGTGGACGAGCCGGCACGGGTTCCGGGCCGACGGCGCGTACGGACAGTTCGCGGTCGCCGTCCCCGAGCGCGCGCTCGCGATCGGCTACCGCGGCGCGACGCGCAGCGCCCAGCCCACCCTCGACGCGATCTGGGCGTTCGTCGAGCGGACGGGCGAGGACGGAACCTCGCTGCCGCCCGACCGGGACTCCGCCGCCCGCCTCGCCGACCGGCTCTCGATGCTCGACGCGTGGCCGGGCATCCTCGACCAGGAGCTCGACCCGGAGCCGACGCCGCAGGACGTGATCAGCCCGGTGCCGTGGACGCTCCACGCCGTCCGGGCCGGGTCCCCGTACTCCTGGCGCCTCGACGTCGGCGGGCAGCCGGTCCCCGTTGCCGAGGACCGCTGGACGACCCGCGTCCTGCCCTGGCCCCACGCCGCCGGGGGCTCCGGGCCCGCCGCAGGCCCGGTCGTCGACCCTGTGCTCGTCGTCTCGGCGCGCGGCCGCGCGCTGCCCGACGGCACCGTCGAGGCGCACGTGGTGCTCCCGACGTCGCCGCACCGCCTCGTCGCGACCGGCCGCCCCGGCGAACGCCTGACCCTCGCGTGGCACACGACGCCGCTGTGGCACCCGAGCCTGTCCACGCTCGTCGTCCCTGCGGCCCACGCGGCGACGCTCCTCTGA
- a CDS encoding alpha-glucuronidase has product MTTPDHPSVHPAWLPDAATSFLRGRTVLVAGDGPLAETVRGEARRAGATLVDGDADLVLRDTGAVPGGEGFVVAHRDGRVEVAADDDAAVLHAWFHVVRTGTTDPAGHTAGHHEPAHALRMLDHWDNVDVHPVMGQVERGYAGGSIFYADGQVREDLSRVEQYARLLAATGVNRVAINNVNVHAREARLLTDGLPDVARVAAAFRPWGIRVHLSVSFASPIVLGGLTTSDPLDPEVRAWWADAVARVYGAIPDFGGFVVKADSEGQPGPFAYGRDHADGANLLARALAPFGGTVHWRAFVYNHTQDWRDRSTDRARAAYDHFAPLDGRFDENVVVQVKHGPLDFQTREPVSPVLAAMPRTRLAVELQVTQEYTGQQRHACYLGPWWSEILRFRPWGPVEGDDGSPTVSDVVGGAGPDASPQVVAARGGGIAAVSNVGDDAFWTGHPLAQANLYAFGRLAWDPTLDPAGVLDEWVSLTFASPSPAGADRTVDPDVRAALHAVLDDSWRTYEAYTAPLGVGFMVNPGHHYGPSVDGYEYSPWGTYHFADRDGIGVDRTRATGTGYTGQYPAPWRDVYESLDTCPDELLLFFHHVPYGHVLHDGTTVVQHVYDTHFAGVERVEEYVRTWEGLRGVVDDAVFERVTERLAEQLRSAREWRDHVCTYFLRASGVADAHGRTIY; this is encoded by the coding sequence GTGACCACCCCGGACCACCCGTCCGTGCACCCCGCCTGGCTGCCCGACGCCGCGACGTCGTTCCTGCGCGGGCGCACCGTGCTCGTCGCGGGCGACGGCCCGCTCGCCGAGACCGTCCGCGGCGAGGCCCGCCGTGCAGGCGCGACCCTCGTCGACGGCGACGCCGACCTCGTCCTGCGCGACACCGGCGCCGTCCCCGGCGGCGAGGGTTTCGTCGTCGCGCACCGTGACGGCCGCGTGGAGGTCGCGGCGGACGACGACGCCGCCGTCCTCCATGCGTGGTTCCACGTGGTGCGCACCGGGACGACGGACCCGGCCGGCCACACCGCAGGCCACCACGAGCCCGCGCACGCGCTGCGCATGCTCGACCATTGGGACAACGTCGACGTGCACCCGGTCATGGGCCAGGTCGAGCGCGGGTACGCGGGCGGCTCGATCTTCTACGCGGACGGGCAGGTGCGCGAGGACCTCTCGCGCGTCGAGCAGTACGCGCGCCTGCTCGCGGCGACGGGCGTGAACCGGGTCGCGATCAACAACGTCAACGTGCACGCGCGCGAGGCGCGGCTCCTCACCGACGGCCTGCCCGACGTCGCGCGCGTCGCCGCGGCGTTCCGGCCGTGGGGCATCCGGGTACACCTGTCGGTGAGCTTCGCCTCGCCGATCGTCCTCGGCGGGCTCACGACGTCGGACCCGCTCGACCCGGAGGTCCGGGCGTGGTGGGCGGACGCCGTCGCTCGCGTGTACGGGGCGATCCCCGACTTCGGCGGGTTCGTCGTCAAGGCGGACTCCGAGGGCCAGCCGGGACCGTTCGCGTACGGGCGCGACCACGCCGACGGCGCGAATCTGCTCGCGCGGGCGCTCGCCCCGTTCGGCGGGACGGTGCACTGGCGGGCGTTCGTCTACAACCACACCCAGGACTGGCGCGACCGCTCGACCGATCGGGCGCGCGCCGCGTACGACCACTTCGCCCCGCTCGACGGGCGGTTCGACGAGAACGTGGTCGTGCAGGTCAAGCACGGCCCCCTGGACTTCCAGACGCGCGAGCCCGTCTCGCCCGTGCTCGCCGCGATGCCGCGCACGCGCCTCGCCGTCGAGCTCCAGGTGACGCAGGAGTACACGGGTCAGCAGCGGCACGCGTGCTACCTGGGCCCGTGGTGGAGCGAGATCCTGCGGTTCCGGCCGTGGGGCCCGGTCGAGGGGGACGACGGCTCCCCCACCGTGTCCGACGTCGTCGGGGGCGCCGGGCCGGACGCCTCGCCCCAGGTCGTGGCCGCACGGGGCGGCGGGATCGCGGCGGTGTCGAACGTCGGCGACGACGCGTTCTGGACCGGGCACCCGCTCGCGCAGGCGAACCTCTACGCGTTCGGCCGCCTCGCGTGGGACCCGACGCTCGACCCGGCCGGCGTCCTCGACGAGTGGGTCTCCCTGACGTTCGCGTCCCCGTCGCCCGCCGGCGCCGACCGCACCGTCGACCCCGACGTCCGGGCGGCGCTCCACGCCGTCCTCGACGACTCGTGGCGCACCTACGAGGCGTACACCGCCCCCCTCGGCGTGGGCTTCATGGTGAACCCGGGGCACCACTACGGGCCGTCGGTCGACGGCTACGAGTACTCGCCGTGGGGCACGTACCACTTCGCCGACCGCGACGGCATCGGCGTCGACCGCACCCGCGCGACCGGGACCGGCTACACCGGCCAGTACCCCGCGCCGTGGCGCGACGTCTACGAGTCGCTCGACACGTGCCCGGACGAGCTGCTGCTGTTCTTCCACCACGTGCCGTACGGGCACGTGCTGCACGACGGCACGACCGTCGTCCAGCACGTGTACGACACGCACTTCGCCGGCGTCGAGCGCGTCGAGGAGTACGTCCGCACGTGGGAGGGCTTGCGCGGCGTGGTCGACGACGCGGTGTTCGAGCGCGTCACCGAGCGCCTCGCGGAGCAGCTCCGCTCGGCGCGCGAGTGGCGCGACCACGTGTGCACCTACTTCCTGCGCGCGTCCGGCGTGGCCGACGCGCACGGCCGCACGATCTACTGA
- the uxaC gene encoding glucuronate isomerase produces the protein MAPWSLHPDRALPADPVLRPLAREVYAATRDLPIVSMHGHVDAALLADDAPFGDPAALFVTPDHYLVRMLVAQSTSPHGAPGVRGVQDLGVAPVPGAPDGTPPAETDPREIWRRFCAGWHLFRGTPTRYWTEHALVEVFGATVKPSAQTADVLYDHLIDRLARPEFRPRALFEQFGLELLATTDPAQSPLADHARLAADGWGERVVPTFRPDPLLHVDRADWATQVAELGAAAGTDVVDYRSYLDALRSRRAAFVAAGARATDHGHLTADTTPLDDVDAARILDRALRGEATAADARAFSAHMLFQMAAMSAEDGLVMQLHPGVLRDHCSGVVQAYGPDKGYDIPERTEYVRALRPVLEAFGHHPGFRMIAFTVDEDTFSRELAPLAGVYPALRLGAPWWFLDTPDGMRRFREAATDSAGFYNTSGFVDDTRAFCSVPARHDLARRIDAGHLARLVAEHRLDLDEALETAVDLAYHLPKASYPPLNA, from the coding sequence ATGGCGCCGTGGTCCCTGCACCCCGACCGCGCGCTCCCCGCCGACCCCGTGCTCCGACCGCTCGCCCGCGAGGTCTACGCCGCGACGCGCGACCTGCCGATCGTCTCCATGCACGGGCACGTCGACGCCGCGCTGCTCGCCGACGACGCCCCGTTCGGCGACCCCGCCGCGCTGTTCGTGACGCCGGACCACTACCTCGTGCGCATGCTCGTCGCGCAGAGCACGTCGCCGCACGGCGCACCGGGCGTGCGCGGCGTCCAGGACCTCGGCGTCGCGCCCGTGCCCGGCGCGCCCGACGGCACCCCGCCCGCCGAGACGGACCCGCGCGAGATCTGGCGCCGGTTCTGCGCGGGCTGGCACCTGTTCCGGGGCACCCCGACGCGCTACTGGACCGAGCACGCGCTCGTCGAGGTGTTCGGCGCAACGGTGAAGCCGTCGGCGCAGACCGCCGACGTGCTGTACGACCACCTGATCGACCGCCTCGCGCGCCCCGAGTTCCGGCCGCGTGCGCTGTTCGAGCAGTTCGGCCTCGAGCTCCTCGCGACGACCGACCCCGCGCAGTCCCCGCTCGCCGACCACGCGCGCCTCGCGGCCGACGGCTGGGGCGAGCGGGTCGTGCCGACGTTCCGCCCCGACCCGCTCCTGCACGTCGACCGTGCGGACTGGGCCACCCAGGTGGCCGAGCTCGGCGCGGCGGCGGGGACCGACGTCGTCGACTACCGGTCCTACCTCGATGCGCTCCGGTCGCGCCGCGCCGCGTTCGTCGCCGCCGGCGCCCGCGCGACGGACCACGGCCACCTGACCGCCGACACCACGCCCCTCGACGACGTCGACGCCGCCCGCATCCTCGACCGCGCGCTGCGCGGCGAGGCCACCGCGGCGGACGCCCGGGCCTTCTCCGCCCACATGCTCTTCCAGATGGCCGCGATGTCGGCCGAGGACGGGCTCGTCATGCAGCTCCACCCGGGCGTCCTGCGCGACCACTGCTCCGGCGTCGTGCAGGCGTACGGCCCCGACAAGGGCTACGACATCCCCGAGCGCACCGAGTACGTCCGCGCGCTGCGCCCGGTCCTGGAGGCGTTCGGCCACCACCCGGGCTTCCGGATGATCGCGTTCACCGTCGACGAGGACACGTTCTCGCGCGAGCTCGCCCCGCTCGCGGGCGTCTACCCGGCGCTGCGGCTCGGCGCGCCGTGGTGGTTCCTCGACACCCCCGACGGCATGCGCCGCTTCCGCGAGGCCGCGACCGACTCCGCGGGCTTCTACAACACGAGCGGCTTCGTCGACGACACGCGCGCCTTCTGCTCCGTCCCGGCCCGCCACGACCTCGCGCGCCGGATCGACGCCGGCCACCTCGCCCGCCTCGTCGCCGAGCACCGCCTCGACCTCGACGAGGCGCTGGAGACCGCCGTCGACCTCGCCTACCACCTGCCGAAGGCGTCCTACCCGCCGTTGAATGCATGA
- a CDS encoding LacI family DNA-binding transcriptional regulator: MVTVRDVARESGVSISTVSRALAEPERVAPETRDRVVAVANRLGYRPNRAASGLRAGRTGALGLVVPDLENPYFASVTKGVQARARQTGHAVFVVDAGEDPALETELVTGLRSQTDGLVLCSPRAAEADLDAARDAPVVLVNLRHDGVPSVSSDDAHGVVLAVEHLRALGHRRVAYVGGPDRSWSDARRRAGLDAVRERYPDVETVTVGSFRPRVEGGRAAADLVVASGATAVLAYNDLVALGLVARLRERGVDVPRDLSVVGFDDTFVATLASPPLTTVRTDLAQLGARAVDRLVAALGTRRPDVAATVGTPPEESADDVLPVELVVRDSTTLAPTGQPVPPR; the protein is encoded by the coding sequence GTGGTCACCGTCCGTGACGTCGCCCGCGAGAGCGGGGTGTCGATCTCCACGGTCTCCCGCGCGCTCGCCGAGCCTGAGCGCGTCGCCCCGGAGACGCGCGACCGCGTCGTCGCCGTCGCCAACCGCCTCGGGTACCGGCCCAACCGCGCCGCGAGCGGGCTGCGCGCCGGCCGCACCGGAGCGCTGGGGCTCGTGGTGCCCGACCTGGAGAACCCCTACTTCGCGTCCGTGACCAAGGGCGTGCAGGCGCGGGCGCGCCAGACCGGCCACGCCGTCTTCGTCGTCGACGCGGGGGAGGACCCCGCGCTCGAGACCGAGCTCGTGACCGGTCTGCGGTCCCAGACGGACGGGCTCGTGCTGTGCTCCCCGCGCGCCGCCGAGGCGGACCTCGACGCCGCGCGCGACGCCCCCGTCGTCCTCGTCAACCTCCGGCACGACGGCGTCCCCTCCGTCTCCTCCGACGACGCGCACGGCGTCGTCCTCGCCGTCGAGCACCTGCGCGCGCTCGGCCACCGCCGCGTCGCGTACGTCGGCGGGCCCGACCGGTCGTGGTCGGACGCGCGGCGCCGCGCCGGCCTCGACGCCGTCCGCGAGCGCTACCCGGACGTCGAGACCGTGACCGTCGGGTCGTTCCGCCCCCGCGTCGAGGGCGGTCGTGCGGCGGCCGACCTCGTCGTCGCGTCCGGCGCGACGGCGGTGCTCGCCTACAACGACCTCGTCGCCCTCGGCCTCGTGGCCCGCCTGCGCGAACGGGGCGTCGACGTCCCGCGCGACCTCAGCGTCGTCGGGTTCGACGACACGTTCGTCGCGACCCTCGCCTCCCCGCCGCTGACCACGGTCCGCACGGACCTCGCGCAGCTCGGCGCCCGCGCCGTCGACCGGCTGGTCGCGGCGCTCGGCACGCGCCGCCCCGACGTCGCCGCCACCGTCGGGACACCCCCCGAGGAGTCGGCGGACGACGTCCTCCCGGTCGAGCTCGTCGTCCGCGACTCCACGACCCTCGCCCCCACCGGCCAGCCGGTCCCGCCGAGATAG